A window of Quercus robur chromosome 12, dhQueRobu3.1, whole genome shotgun sequence genomic DNA:
GACGCCTCCCACAGGACGTCGAGGAGGCCAGGAAGGTCAGGAAGAGAGCAGCCAGATTCACGATCCTAAATGACACCCTATATAAGAGAGGCTTCTCCATGCCTTACTTGAAATGCGTCGACGAAGAAGAAGCCAAGTATATCTTGAAAGAGATCCATGAAGGGGTTTGTGGCGACCATGCAGGCCCCATATCCTTGGTAAGTAAGGTTATTAGAATAGGTTACTTCTGGCCTACCATGCAGGTGGATGCAATGGAGCTTGTCAAGAGGTGTGACAAGTGCCAGATACGAGAAACTGACGACAATAGCCTCACCTTGGCCttttgcacaatggggaatcGACATCATTGGTCTGTTGCCCCAAGGTAAAGGACAAGTAAAGTTCCTGCTAGTCgctattgattacttcacaaaatgggtccAAGTAGAAGCTCTAGCAACCATTACTGAAGTAAGAATCTAGTGcttcgtgtggaagaacataattTGCAGGTTCGGGTTCCCACGGACGATCATATCAGACAATGGGTGGCAGTTTGACAGCCAAAGCTTTAGGGACTTCTGTTCAAACATAGGGATCAAAAGCCAGTTCTCATCCCCGAGACATCCACAGGCAAATGGGCAGATAGAGGTGACTAACCGGATGCTACTCAAGATTATTAAAGCCAAGTTAGACAACGTAAAGGGGGCCTGGCCAGAAGAATTGCCCAATGTTTTGTGGGCTTACAGGACCATAGCAAGGA
This region includes:
- the LOC126708137 gene encoding uncharacterized protein LOC126708137; amino-acid sequence: MTPIISFLQDGRLPQDVEEARKVRKRAARFTILNDTLYKRGFSMPYLKCVDEEEAKYILKEIHEGVCGDHAGPISLVDAMELVKRCDKCQIRETDDNSLTLAFCTMGNRHHWSVAPRFGFPRTIISDNGWQFDSQSFRDFCSNIGIKSQFSSPRHPQANGQIEVTNRMLLKIIKAKLDNVKGAWPEELPNVLWAYRTIARTPTEETSFRLTYGTKAVIPVKVGVTSVRREMFREESNDD